The stretch of DNA CTCTCCCAAACAGGTGGAGCCTGCACAGACCGAAGCACAAGCCAAGGTGAttatgacaaacacacacacagcggagtGAAGCCGTGTCTCCGAGCCCACGGTCCCACCTGTGTGTCTGACGCCATCTGTTGTGATTCTGCTGCTAATCTTCCACTGCACTCACAGGCCTGCAGGAGCTAGATCGTTTGACCATTATAAGGTCTGAGCTGTGAATTAGGTTCTGATCCAAATGTTTTTCTCCATGAAGGGAAACGGCTACAGCACACCACACGCCTCCCCAGGCCCTCACTGCCCAGGGACGTCCATGGAGGCACTGTCCCCCTTCTTCAAGAAGAAAGCACACATCCTGGAGGTGTTACGCAAGATCGAGGAGACGGACCCTCTGAAGTTCCACCCGTCCACGGCCAGCCTGTCCTTCTGTGACTACAGCCAGGTGCTGATGTCCACGGAGGCCGTGTTGGCCTCCACAGACGCCCTCCCACTGCAGTGCAAGTCCCATCAGGCGCActgcctctgctcctgctctgaCACACATGCCGTCCAGCACGTCAATGGTGACGGTGCGGGGAAGTGCGACGGCgggaccccctgctgtttgCACTGCAAGAGGAGCCCAAATGGGCCACAGCCGTGCAGTCACACCTGCAGTCCTTCAAAAAGaagtcctgcagctgctgtgggcgAGTGTCATAGTAACAGTAGGTCGGCGGAGTCTGCATCATTGTCTAAACCATGCACAAACAAGGAGGCAGCGGGCGTCAGCGCCCATCCATCAGGTGCCGATCTTACCAATCAAAGcctggaggtgatggggacggagcagcaggaggattgTGCAACTGCTAGTGTCTCTGAGGACCAGACGGGTTTCTGTCCTGCTGTCCAGCAGCCTGCGAAgacccacagctcccacagctcccactgTGACATGCAGGCTAGCGATGGCTTCCTCAATGGCTCGTCGCTGACGTCTGTCCAAGACGTCTCGTTCACAGATCCCATCCAAAACCAAGACACCCCAGACCCCGAGGCCTCCGTGAGAGCCAGCGCCTCTGTCAGTCCCAGCCCCTCCTGCCTCAGCGACGTCAAAGCCGCTGCCATCAACTCGCCGTCCAAACTGCTCAAGTTCCTCAAAATCCCCTCCATCGGGGAGAAGGCtcaggcgccgccgccggctgTTCGCCTGAGTCCCCAGCTCACCCGCCACTCCAGGATCCCGTGTCGCACCAACAACTATGAGGTGTATCACTCCCCGGTTCCCACACGCAGAGCCACCACCACGGAGAGGTGCAGacagccgcctcctccaccctccaggTCTGAGTCCTACCCAGCCACGCACTCAGCCCCCACCTCCCCACCACAGCCCGAAGACGTGTGCGCCCCGCTCACCAAGGAAAGCTACAGCAGCCTCTCCACGCCCAAAGCCTGCTCTGGATCCAAAACAGGCGCCTCCTCATTCACCTCCTCCCCCAAAGCCTCCCAGAAGGTCCCTCTctatgaaaatgtttgtgacGTGTCCACTAACTCCAGAGAGGAGACTCAGGACCAAGGCCTTGAGAAAAGAACCACGTTCCCAACGCCAATTAAGGTGAATGGTGGCGAGAGAAAGCTGGTTAAATCGCTGCCAGAAAGCGTCCTGAACCCGGCCCCTCCTCAGaaccagtcctcctcctccacatcagaGTCCACatctgatgatgaggaggattcAGAGAGCCCAGTATGGGTTAATCATCACAGCCTGCCCAGCTCGTCCGCTCCCAGCAAAGCTCAGGGCAGAGCCAACGTCTCACGGGCCCAGGAGAAACGGGACACAGATGGACAGGAGGTCACAGCGCAGAGCTCTGAGCtggtccagcagcagccaccaCCGCCTCCAGCCAGGAGAACCGACTCGTCGTCCATACCCAAGAGACCCGCGCCCGGATCAGTGAGGTCTCAGGCTGACTCCAGTCACCATGCCTTCAAAGACAGACTGGCTGCTCTGGGCAAACTGAGGAGCTCTGAGGATCTACATGTTGGAGTCAAGGCAGTGGACATGGTCGCTGAGGGCGTGTATGAAGAGAAAGGGAAGAGCAGCGAGAGACCCTCGGAGCTCCacaaggaggagcagagacattcaaaacacacagactctctGGACGGTAAAACTAAAACCAGCAGTGCTTTGAAGTACCCAGGCTCGTCTCAGCCTCCAGGTCCGCCTGTGGCTAAACAGGAAGGCTTCAAGAGCAAAATAGGTCTGCCCTCCCCCAACGCAGATGCTCCGCAGGTGCTACGCAATAACATTAAGTGTCCTGGATCCCTGAATCTTCCCTACAGCGTTAAATCTGGTGTTggtccacacagcagcagcagccccaacAAGATCCCCCCAAAGTCCCCGTCCAAGCCTACCCAGGGCTCATCTGTGCAGAGGGGGGGGAAGTCCACAGACGTGCCACGCTACTCGTCCAAATCCGAAGAGAGGACCAAGATCTCTGGGAAGGGGAAGAAGAATCCCCTGTATGGAGACAgcctcccaccgcctccccccAGACCTCCAATGTGTGAGGGGGAAAAGCCGGCGCCCGGCCCACAGTCTGCCATCGAACAGAAGGTCATGAAAGGCATCGAGGAGAACGTGCTGAAGCTTCAGGTGCAGGACAAAGGTGGGCAGAGCAACGAGGTCAAGCAGAAGTCCTCCAATGGCATCGCCAGCTGGTTCGGCCTGAAGAAGAGCAAGCTGCCAGCACTCAGCCGCAAGGCGGACGCGGCCAAAGCCAAGGACGAGAAGAAGGAGTGGAAGATCAACATCCCCTCTGTGGGCCGGGACTCGGTC from Betta splendens chromosome 7, fBetSpl5.4, whole genome shotgun sequence encodes:
- the nckap5l gene encoding nck-associated protein 5-like, whose translation is MITMSDETEQRMCDEDFGSDEEGVEGDVESYLEDNSSELMDRLRELEAKNSALMLANESQREAYERCLDEVANHVVQALLNQKDLREECIKLKMLVFDLERQNRALCELFQKKLPTAHYQVQTGPLPDYNAQLHNDSPKQVEPAQTEAQAKGNGYSTPHASPGPHCPGTSMEALSPFFKKKAHILEVLRKIEETDPLKFHPSTASLSFCDYSQVLMSTEAVLASTDALPLQCKSHQAHCLCSCSDTHAVQHVNGDGAGKCDGGTPCCLHCKRSPNGPQPCSHTCSPSKRSPAAAVGECHSNSRSAESASLSKPCTNKEAAGVSAHPSGADLTNQSLEVMGTEQQEDCATASVSEDQTGFCPAVQQPAKTHSSHSSHCDMQASDGFLNGSSLTSVQDVSFTDPIQNQDTPDPEASVRASASVSPSPSCLSDVKAAAINSPSKLLKFLKIPSIGEKAQAPPPAVRLSPQLTRHSRIPCRTNNYEVYHSPVPTRRATTTERCRQPPPPPSRSESYPATHSAPTSPPQPEDVCAPLTKESYSSLSTPKACSGSKTGASSFTSSPKASQKVPLYENVCDVSTNSREETQDQGLEKRTTFPTPIKVNGGERKLVKSLPESVLNPAPPQNQSSSSTSESTSDDEEDSESPVWVNHHSLPSSSAPSKAQGRANVSRAQEKRDTDGQEVTAQSSELVQQQPPPPPARRTDSSSIPKRPAPGSVRSQADSSHHAFKDRLAALGKLRSSEDLHVGVKAVDMVAEGVYEEKGKSSERPSELHKEEQRHSKHTDSLDGKTKTSSALKYPGSSQPPGPPVAKQEGFKSKIGLPSPNADAPQVLRNNIKCPGSLNLPYSVKSGVGPHSSSSPNKIPPKSPSKPTQGSSVQRGGKSTDVPRYSSKSEERTKISGKGKKNPLYGDSLPPPPPRPPMCEGEKPAPGPQSAIEQKVMKGIEENVLKLQVQDKGGQSNEVKQKSSNGIASWFGLKKSKLPALSRKADAAKAKDEKKEWKINIPSVGRDSVKMAARCKEGVEGLNISTLMEKAEGLRRALEEERVYVEKSGRGHSCEVVLDQAQGQLAVMYRGVRSDSFMQQLLNRVDGKDVISVPQRRLSFDCESSKPVFPVQSGGVGYASDMDKGLDRIAKITSDENLTDSVHAQHFAGSGASTYTLDSGIGTFPLPDYTGGAVGRGLSRTRAATEHRSSGSPERAGRRSRTLDREPTSQEDSHAPHKHLVPTIQYGSMLEGRNSASIIHEDKEISGVNMFSPRSKTWTFPNLKTPAGPAEVYLAVEEEEKASVSFGSPFRGNMKAGSPSSSRGVGPGSLPVPAQLSRRGKARTPSVAEVGREAGLELLRERPEEALSPSRPQVLETPESLSDSLYDSLSSCGSQG